Genomic DNA from Setaria italica strain Yugu1 chromosome V, Setaria_italica_v2.0, whole genome shotgun sequence:
TGATCGATCATATGCTTTATTTTGGATAGATGGTCGGTGATCGCGTCCAGGCTCCCCGGACGCACGGACAACGACGtcaagaactactggaacaCCAAGCTCAAGAAGAGGTACTTGGCGTCCACAGGAGAAGGAAggccgccatcaccaccaccaccaccaccaccacctcctgctaGCGACGACGACAGCCAGTCCCGGCACGACGAACCCCCTCCGCCGACTCCACCACCCCTCGCCAATCTCGACGATACGGAGTAcacaggcggcggcgccgtcgacgacgacgcgctCCTCCTCAAGTCGGAGCAGCTGTACGCCGAGCTCGTGGGTCTCATCGAGCAGCAGTCGTCGTCGTCAGCCGCGAcgacgccgtcgtcctcgtcgggAACAAGTAGTCCGACGGCAAGCAGTTCAGGTAGCTGCACCGGCACCACCGTGTGGGCGCCCAGCATGGACGTGCACGACACAACACTGCTGTCCGAGTCCAGCAGCAGCCTGTTCGACGCTTACGGTGCTGGTGACGCGTTCGGAGCCGTTTACTCCTTCCAAGACCTCCTGGCCGCGTCTTACGACGAGATTACCGCGGTGACGCAGGAGTTACAGTACTACTGATGCATCGGGATGGCTTGGTCAACTTGGTGTCGTGTGCCAGTGCCACCAGTAGTTGGGGCTTTGGGCTAGCAGGCAGTACGCGATTAGATGATAGATAGATGATGGTGAGAAGAGGACGTCACGATGATCGTTCGCGCATATATTATATTATGGACTGTCTATTTATGTGTCAACAAATTAACCATCGGATTGAAATCCAGTAGTTCAGATTCATTGTTCTATTATAGCTAGAAAACATGGGATAATTATTGGAACATTTTATTTTACCGCagataaatttttttttccttatgttGGAACATTGCACATAATCTGCACAAAAGCAACATGTCAACGAGCAGTTTACGGTGGGCCCCGCTTCTGTGTTGTAGAGATAATCAACACATCCGACGACAAAGCATTATCGATGTACCAATTCGGGCTTACTTTAAGATTCGTGACGTCTGAATGATAGCGTCCAGGCACTAGAGAAATGGTACCCTAGCTGACCCGGACCTCGGCCGGTGAACGAGTACTATACAGCGGTCGTCACCGACGACGCGCGCGTCAGATCGCACAGAGCAGAGTGCAGTCGCAACTCACGACGCCATGCTCGCGTCGTGCCGCCGTGGGCACGTACTGACGTACTGTGCGGAGGAACGAGTCGACGGCCGTGTCGTGTACGAAAGTGATCGAGGGTGGCCACGGATGCGTGGAAGTGGTAATAGAAAGAGATGGACGCGCAGAGCAGCCAGAGAGGAGGGCTTGAGCATCATGAAACATGCAAGAAAACCAGCAGTGCCGCCCTGGCCCTGGCGGTCTGACCTACGGACATTTGACGCTCCCATTCATGGCGGCCAaggtctcaactctcaagcgCATGCATCTGAGTCTCTGACTATCTGATcgttttgaaaaaagaaaaaacagtacTTATCTGACTATCCGAGAGACCGCGCAACCCTCCTGATGATCGCGTCGACAGTCGTACGCACaggccgcagcagcagctgaaCGTTTTTGGGCCGTGAATGCTTCGCTTTTCTTTGAGGCCAGGCCCAAAACTCAAACTCCTCCTCTAGCCCAAGAAAAGTCCAACATGTCCCAATTCCAAAACGCGGCCTTCAGACGCGTGTACGCGGCAAGCGCTTACTGACCCCACATTTCCAGCTGAGGTCGGTTGGTCAAACCGTCAGAGGATTGGGCCTCAAGTTGCCGACGGCGACGCGAACTCCGTAGCCGCCACGGAACCGTGCCCGCGCCGAGCGCTGCTGCAATGCAACTCCCGACCCGGCCTACAAATACCTCATCGTTCGACTTCTCACTTCTCCAATCATCACCAAACAGGCGAACCAAGAAACGAGCAGCGATATGCGCCGCGAGGGCCGTCAGCACGGGTGGGTGTTCGCCGTCGACCACAGCCTGGTGGACCCGGAGGGCAAGTCCCGCACGCGCGCCGTGCAGGTcgagggcgccgcggcggccaacGGCGGGTTCGTCAGGGCGCCGCGCAAGCCCACCAACCACTCCAAggccgccgtcggccgcgcgTACAAGGGCCTGGTCGGCAAGGGGGAGGCCGCCGGCTCCGGCAGGGGCAGGAGCAAGTTCAAGCACGACGA
This window encodes:
- the LOC101776777 gene encoding uncharacterized protein LOC101776777, whose translation is MRREGRQHGWVFAVDHSLVDPEGKSRTRAVQVEGAAAANGGFVRAPRKPTNHSKAAVGRAYKGLVGKGEAAGSGRGRSKFKHDEVKMYYLEAEGADDVCDVDA
- the LOC101776374 gene encoding transcription factor MYB4, producing MGRSPCCDKTKVKRGPWSQEEDAVLRSFVERFGNAGNWIALPQKAGLKRCGKSCRLRWLNYLRPELRHGGFTDEEDSLILSLYGDIGSKWSVIASRLPGRTDNDVKNYWNTKLKKRYLASTGEGRPPSPPPPPPPPPASDDDSQSRHDEPPPPTPPPLANLDDTEYTGGGAVDDDALLLKSEQLYAELVGLIEQQSSSSAATTPSSSSGTSSPTASSSGSCTGTTVWAPSMDVHDTTLLSESSSSLFDAYGAGDAFGAVYSFQDLLAASYDEITAVTQELQYY